A DNA window from Christiangramia salexigens contains the following coding sequences:
- a CDS encoding class I SAM-dependent methyltransferase, with translation MDKNKDIFGKAITAFYYDNDETDIIVHSPDFDDDVIPVKYLFREYDEMPVLEQEALDLCSGKVLDVGCGAGGHSLYLQKTRSIACHAIDTSPGAIEVARKRGVKNAECVDFFNLKDDAYDTILMLMNGSGIIGKLNNLDAFFKHARSILTENGKIILDSSDLVFLFEGEEIDQEMYYGELEYLVSYKNSKSDVFDWLYIDEKTLEKFAKKNDFSFRLIRKGKHFDYLAVLEPLKSS, from the coding sequence TTGGACAAAAATAAGGATATATTCGGCAAAGCCATTACGGCATTTTACTATGATAATGATGAAACCGATATCATAGTGCACTCCCCCGATTTTGATGATGATGTGATCCCTGTAAAATACCTTTTTCGGGAATATGATGAAATGCCGGTACTGGAGCAGGAAGCTCTAGACCTATGTTCCGGAAAAGTTCTTGATGTGGGTTGCGGAGCAGGAGGACACAGCCTTTATCTTCAAAAAACAAGAAGCATTGCATGTCATGCTATAGACACTTCTCCCGGAGCCATTGAGGTAGCCAGAAAAAGAGGAGTTAAAAATGCAGAATGCGTGGACTTCTTCAATCTTAAAGATGACGCATATGACACTATTCTTATGCTAATGAATGGAAGCGGAATTATTGGAAAGCTGAATAATCTTGATGCTTTTTTTAAACATGCGCGCTCAATTTTGACCGAAAACGGAAAGATCATCCTCGACTCTTCAGACCTGGTTTTTTTATTTGAAGGAGAAGAAATTGACCAGGAAATGTATTATGGAGAGCTTGAATACCTGGTGAGCTACAAAAATTCAAAGTCAGATGTATTTGACTGGTTATATATTGATGAAAAAACTTTAGAGAAATTCGCTAAAAAGAATGATTTTAGCTTCAGACTTATAAGAAAGGGCAAGCATTTTGATTACCTCGCTGTCTTAGAGCCATTAAAAAGTTCTTAA